Genomic DNA from Alistipes indistinctus YIT 12060:
GTCCTCGCAGAAGAAGTCGTAGATGCCGCGCACAAGAGGTTCTTCGGGGCCGACCACCACCAGGTTGATGTTGTTCGAAAGCACGAACTGCTTGACCGAACCGAAATTATTGGGGTTGATATCGACGTTGGTGCCGCATTGTGCGGTACCTGCGTTACCCGGTGCAATGAACAACTTGGCTACGCTGGGGCTTTCGGCGATCTTGCGGGCGAAAGCGTGCTCGCGGCCGCCCGAGCCCAGCAGGAGGACATTTAACGAGTTGGAGAATTTCATCGGTTTTCTTCTGTCTTATTGTAGGTGTGCGTTCCCGTGGAGGGAAACGGCACGGATGGTATTGCGGATTCGGTTGTGGATTCCGTGCCTGCGGCCTGAATACGGGCGGACAAGGATGCGTAAAGGTATTAAAAATCGGGGGAATAAAAATGTGCTGCCGTGCGAAAATTATCAACTTTCGATGAACGGCCCCAAAATGGCGTCCAGTTTGGCATGTTCGACCAGGAAGCCGTCGTGTCCGAAATCCGAAACGATCAGTTCCATGCGGCAGTGCGGGATGTGCCGCCAGAGGGCTAGCTGTTCGCCCACGGGCAGGATGATGTCCGAAGTGATCCCCACCACCAGCGTGTCGGCCCCGATAGTGCCCAGCGCGCGCTCCACGCCGCCGCGGCCGCGCCCGACGTTGTGCGAGTCGAATGCCTCGGTGATGCGCCGGTAAGAGTAGGCGTCGAAACGGCGGCTCAGCTTTTCGCCCTGGTGCCGTTGGTAGGAGCAGGCGCGGAATCCCCGCGTCTTGTCCGGGTCGTCGTGTTCCTGCTGCGTCGCGTTGTAGGCCGACGAGCCGCGGTAGGTCAGCAGACCGATCGCGCGTGCGGCTTCTATGCCCCGGCGCCCGGCGTCCGGAGAGTCGGTGCCGAACGTGGTGTCGGCCTCGAGGGCCATGCGCTGCGCTTCGTCCGCAGCGATGGTCCACGGCTGGGCGCGGGCCGCCGTGGCGATCAGGATCAGCTTCCGGGCGAAACCGGGCCGTTCGAGCGCCATCTCGAGCGCCTGGAAGCCGCCGATCGAACTGCCGATCACAGCGCGGGCGTGCGCGATGCCGAGGTGGTCTGCCAACAGCAGGTTTGCCCGCGCCATGTCGCGGACGGTTACCGGCGGGAAGGCGCCGTAATAGGGCTTTCCCGTGGCGGGGTCGGGGCTCGCGGGTCCCGTGGTGCCGTAGCACGAGCCGACGATGTTCGCGCAGACCGTGAACCAGCGCGCCGGGTCGAGGAACTTGCCCGCTTCGACCGTGTGCGGCCACCAGTCGGCTACCTCGGAGTTGGCCGTCAGCGCGTGGCAGACCCACAGGGCGTTGTCGCCCGTGAAGGTACCGTAGGTGTGGTAGGCGATCCTCAGCGGAATCGCCGCGCCGCATTCGAGCCGGAACGGCCCGGCGGGGGTGAAGTACCGCACGTCGGCGGGAAGGGGTATGGTCTGTTCGGGCATTGTTTCCGGGTCGGTTGTTTCGGGTTGGTCGGATATTGCGTTGTGCGGGCGTGCGGTCGGTTCCCCGGGACGGCTCTCCTTTCGGGACCGGCGGCGGAACGTTTGTCGGACCCGCATAATTCCTCCCCTAACCGCAGGGGAGGATTCGGGAGGGACGGTCGGAGCCGGAGAGCCGGCGGATGTGCCGGCCTTCGGTTATCGGCGGCGTATCATGGTCGGGTCATGGTCGGGCACTTTACCCGGTGCTGAGACGTGTCTCTCCGGCTAATTGATCCCGTGGTGGATTTTGTCCTCGGCGATTTCGATCCGCGTGTGGTCGATGCCCGAGTCGCTGCGGGCTTCCAGGTCGTTCATCCCTTCGGCCATCGTCACGTTCTCCCAGGTAAAGACCCCGTTCACGCCGGAGCGCTTGCCGAGCGAAACGCCGTTCAGCAGCATTTCGACTTCCGGTGCGTTGGAGTAGACCTTCAGCGTCTGCGTGCGTTTTACGCGGCGGTCCCAGCGGCGTTCGGCGATGTAGACGAACGGTTCGTCGGGGTTCCAGTTGGCCTTGTAGAAATAGAAGGCGTCCTTGCGGTATTTGCGGTCGAAGGTGACCAGTCCGCGGTCGTCTACGCCGGTGCCGTCGCCCCATTCGCGGCCTGCCGCGCCGTAGTCGAACATGTTCGCGATGAAGACGCCCCAGAGGAACGGCGCATTTTTCGCGAACGAATAGTATTGTTCATGCAGGTAGCTCTGCCACCGCTCGGGATGCCAGTTACCCAGGTAGTCGGGCCGGTAGAGCGAGTCGTCCTGGTGGTAGATGCTTGCGCCCGCGCCGTAGCTGAGTCCCGAGTTGAGGTTGCTCCAGTTGGCCTGCAGCTGTTTCAGCCATACTGAAATATCGGAGGGAAGGCCCTCTTTCCAGCCGAAGATGTGGTCCCAGACGACCAGCTTCGTGATGAAGTTCATCTGTCCGTCCTGGTTGCTCGCGCCGACGGTCATGCGCGTGGGATCCTCCTCCCGGGCCACCGTGTTCAGCTCCTTGATGTACGGGGTGGGGTCGTCGCCGCGCATGCTCTGGTTGCTGAACAGCCCCCACATCGCGATCGAGGGGTGGTTGTAGTATTGCGAGATCATCTCGCGGAGTTGCTGCACGCCGTTGGCGCGGAACGACTCGGTGCCGATGTAGCCGCGGTCGGTCAGATAGGACGGGCCCACGAAGGGCAGGTCGCTCCAGACGATCAGCCCGCGGCGGTCGCATTCGTCGTAAAACTCCTGCGAGTGCGGTCCCGGAGAGGTGCGTACCGCGTTGACGCCCATCTCGACCATGTAGTCGAGGTCTTCGCGGATCTGGTATTCGGTCAGCGCCGGGCCCACGCTCGCACGGTCTTCGTAATAAAACACGCCGTGCAGCTGCAGCGGCCGTCCGTTGAGCGCGAAGCCCGTTTTCGGGTCGACCGAGAAGTAACGCAGTCCCAGCGGCACTGCGAGCGAGTCGCAGGTGACGTTCTGGTCGGTCACTTTGACGATGACGTTATAGAGGTAGGGGTTTTCCACGCCGTTCCACAGCGTCGGGGACTCCAGTTCGATCGGGATCGTCACCGTGCCGATGCCCGAGGCCGGCACGCGGAAGCGCGAGGCTTGGAAGAAGATCGTATCGCGGCGCGGCGTGGTGACCGCGAGGTTCACCAGCAGGTTGCGGTCTCGCTGCCCGTCGATACGGATGACCGCATCCACTGCGGCCCGTTCCGAGGAGACAGCTTTCTGCACGAGGCGGATGCCGCCTTCGGAGGCGCGGATGACCGACTGCTCGGTGAC
This window encodes:
- a CDS encoding homoserine O-acetyltransferase family protein; this encodes MPEQTIPLPADVRYFTPAGPFRLECGAAIPLRIAYHTYGTFTGDNALWVCHALTANSEVADWWPHTVEAGKFLDPARWFTVCANIVGSCYGTTGPASPDPATGKPYYGAFPPVTVRDMARANLLLADHLGIAHARAVIGSSIGGFQALEMALERPGFARKLILIATAARAQPWTIAADEAQRMALEADTTFGTDSPDAGRRGIEAARAIGLLTYRGSSAYNATQQEHDDPDKTRGFRACSYQRHQGEKLSRRFDAYSYRRITEAFDSHNVGRGRGGVERALGTIGADTLVVGITSDIILPVGEQLALWRHIPHCRMELIVSDFGHDGFLVEHAKLDAILGPFIES
- a CDS encoding glycoside hydrolase family 2 protein, which translates into the protein MKNRALILTLLLGTLLAGSALQARAREVININRNWRFFSNSHTSDNATMVNLPHTWNRDALGGHNDYYRGIGNYIKDIKVPAEWRGKRVFIRFGAAGDVANLAVNGRHVGEHRGGFTGFTFELTPYLRFGETNSIWVIVNNSPQMDVLPTAGDHNVYGGLYRDVELIVTEQSVIRASEGGIRLVQKAVSSERAAVDAVIRIDGQRDRNLLVNLAVTTPRRDTIFFQASRFRVPASGIGTVTIPIELESPTLWNGVENPYLYNVIVKVTDQNVTCDSLAVPLGLRYFSVDPKTGFALNGRPLQLHGVFYYEDRASVGPALTEYQIREDLDYMVEMGVNAVRTSPGPHSQEFYDECDRRGLIVWSDLPFVGPSYLTDRGYIGTESFRANGVQQLREMISQYYNHPSIAMWGLFSNQSMRGDDPTPYIKELNTVAREEDPTRMTVGASNQDGQMNFITKLVVWDHIFGWKEGLPSDISVWLKQLQANWSNLNSGLSYGAGASIYHQDDSLYRPDYLGNWHPERWQSYLHEQYYSFAKNAPFLWGVFIANMFDYGAAGREWGDGTGVDDRGLVTFDRKYRKDAFYFYKANWNPDEPFVYIAERRWDRRVKRTQTLKVYSNAPEVEMLLNGVSLGKRSGVNGVFTWENVTMAEGMNDLEARSDSGIDHTRIEIAEDKIHHGIN